The window GCGTGGACAAGGCGCGAGCGGCGGCGGCGCTGGCGGCGCAGTGCGCGGCGGGCCGGGCCATGTTCGACGTGGAGGCGCGCCGCTGGAGGCACCGGGAGCTGTTCGCCACGCCGGTGGACCTGGGGCGGTTGTACCCACCGGACGCGAGGCGCGAGGAGGCGGAGCGGCTGGAGGCGGCGGGCGAGGTGCACGTGTCCTCCGAGGCGACGCGAGAGACGCGCAAGGTGCGCAAGCTGCCCACGCCCGAGGGGACGGTGGTGCGCGAGGTCATCCACCGGGACTGGGTGGTGCAGGGCCGGGTGGGGGCGCAGGCGGAGGTGGAGCTGGTGTTGAACGACGAGGACCGGCTCCTCTTCGGCCGCTGCGGCTGCGAGCACTTCCGTGAGCACTTGCTGAACCTGGGCCCGTGCGCGCACCTGCTGGCGCTGTCGCGGCTGGCGAGGGCGCGGCGGAGGGAGCTGGCCAGCTCCACGCCGGCTTCGGCGGAGGCGATTGCCGCGAGGGCTCCTGAGGAGCGCCGTGCTCGCGACGGCGACGAGGAAGGGGCGCTTGACGCGGAGGACGGCGATGACGATAACCGCTGACGCTCCCGGGAAGGGCCAGGGCTCGCGGATGAGCCATGAGTACCGCGGTGTTTCGCCGCGGAGGTGTTCTGTCTCCTTCTCTTCGCCAGGGTCCCTGCGTACGAAACGCAGGGAGCCCCGGGTCCAGTGCTGCGCAGGTCGTCCCCTGGCCCCTCCCGGAGCACCATGAGCTGGCTCGATTGGTTGAAGGGGCTCTTCACCCGCCCGGTGACACGCGACGTGTCACGGCTGGACGCGCCCGTGGACGCGAGTGGCCGCGCCGTGGACCGGGTGCGGGAGACGGTGGCCATGTCGGGGCCGCTGAAGCCCGGGCACCGGCGGCAAATCATTCGAGACGCGAGGCTGCTGCCCAAGGGGCCGCGCCGCTACACGCCGAACCGCATGCGGTTGATGTCCGCGAGCGAGGCGCGCAGGCGCTTCTCCGCCACGCTGCGCACGCGCAACCGTGAGCAGGGGGACCTGCTGCCGGACGAGGCGCAGCTCGCGCGCTACGGGCTGCCGGTGTGGCGCACGGAGGAGGAGCTGGCCACGGCGCTGAGAGTCTCGGTGGGGCAGCTGCGCCACTACTCCATCCACCGGTCGCGTGAGCGGGTATCGCATTATGTGACGTTCGCGGTGCGGAAGCGCTCGGGAGGACTGCGGCATATCCACGCGCCGAAGCGCCGGCTCAAAGCGTTGCAGCGGCGCCTGCTGGACCTGCTGGTGTCGAAGCTGCCAGTGAGCGCGCACGCGCATGGCTTCGTCACTGGACGCTCCATCAAGACGGGAGCGGCGCCGCACGTGGGCCGGAGGGTGGTGCTGAAGCTGGACCTGAAGGACTT of the Pyxidicoccus xibeiensis genome contains:
- a CDS encoding reverse transcriptase family protein, whose translation is MSWLDWLKGLFTRPVTRDVSRLDAPVDASGRAVDRVRETVAMSGPLKPGHRRQIIRDARLLPKGPRRYTPNRMRLMSASEARRRFSATLRTRNREQGDLLPDEAQLARYGLPVWRTEEELATALRVSVGQLRHYSIHRSRERVSHYVTFAVRKRSGGLRHIHAPKRRLKALQRRLLDLLVSKLPVSAHAHGFVTGRSIKTGAAPHVGRRVVLKLDLKDFFPSVTFARVRGLLIALGYGYPVAATLAVLMTEAERQPVEVEGTVFHVPVGPRVCVQGAPTSPGLCNAVLLRLDRRLAGLARRYGYTYTRYADDLTFSGDDVAALPRVRALAARYVRDEGFEVNGEKTRVQRKGGAQRVTGVTVNTELGLSRQERRRLRAMIHQEGRDGEDAKEEARIDGLLAYVKMLNPEQAARLAKRRKSRGS